In Sporosarcina luteola, a single window of DNA contains:
- the rpsL gene encoding 30S ribosomal protein S12 — protein MPTINQLVRKPRKSKSDSSKAPALGKSYNSFKKSMTNVNSPQKRGVCTRVGTMTPKKPNSALRKYARVRLTNTLEVNAYIPGEGHNLQEHSVVLIRGGRVKDLPGVRYHIVRGALDTAGVTGRMQSRSQYGAKRPKEKKN, from the coding sequence ATGCCTACAATTAACCAATTGGTCCGTAAACCTCGTAAATCGAAGTCGGACAGTTCCAAGGCACCAGCACTCGGAAAAAGTTATAATAGCTTCAAAAAGTCGATGACAAACGTCAACTCGCCACAAAAAAGAGGTGTTTGTACTCGTGTGGGTACAATGACTCCGAAGAAACCGAACTCGGCTCTTCGTAAATATGCGCGTGTTCGTTTGACAAACACTTTGGAAGTGAACGCATATATCCCTGGTGAAGGTCACAACCTTCAAGAGCACAGCGTTGTTCTAATCCGTGGAGGACGTGTAAAAGACTTACCGGGTGTTCGTTACCACATCGTACGTGGAGCGCTTGATACAGCTGGAGTTACTGGCCGTATGCAAAGCCGTTCACAATACGGTGCGAAAAGACCTAAAGAAAAGAAAAACTAA
- a CDS encoding ribosomal L7Ae/L30e/S12e/Gadd45 family protein: protein MSYEKVEQAKKTIIGTKQTVKAIKSGVVKEVVIAEDVEGKLIEPVIGEAAKHGIQVSYVDSREKLGQACGIQVGASVVAITV from the coding sequence ATGTCTTATGAAAAAGTCGAGCAGGCAAAGAAGACAATCATCGGTACAAAGCAAACAGTGAAAGCGATAAAGTCTGGCGTGGTGAAGGAAGTCGTCATTGCGGAAGATGTCGAAGGAAAGCTGATCGAACCGGTAATCGGGGAAGCAGCCAAGCACGGCATTCAAGTAAGTTATGTCGATTCGAGGGAAAAGCTCGGTCAGGCATGCGGCATTCAAGTCGGTGCGTCCGTCGTCGCCATTACTGTATGA
- the rpoC gene encoding DNA-directed RNA polymerase subunit beta' produces the protein MIDVNNFEYMKIGLASPDKIRSWSYGEVKKPETINYRTLKPEKDGLFCERIFGPTKDWECHCGKYKRVRYKGVVCDRCGVEVTRQKVRRERMGHIELAAPVTHIWYFKGIPSRMGLILDMTPRALEEIIYFASYVVVDPADTPLERKQLLSEKEFRLYREKYGSKFQALMGAEAIEQLLMAIDLDKETESLKEELKTVQGQRRTRAIRRLEVVESFRNSGNRPEWMVLEVLPVIPPELRPMVQLDGGRFATSDLNDLYRRVINRNNRLKRLLDLGAPGIIVQNEKRMLQEAVDALVDNGRRGRPVTGPGNRPLKSLSHMLKGKQGRFRQNLLGKRVDYSGRSVIVVGPNLKMYQCGLPKEMAIELFKPFVMKELVERGLAHNIKSAKRKIERLHSEVWDVLEDVIKEHPVLLNRAPTLHRLGIQAFEPLLVEGRAIQLHPLVCTAYNADFDGDQMAVHVPLSAEAQAEARLLMLAAQNILNPKDGKPVVTPSQDMVLGNYYLTLEREGSIGEGSIFSNMNEALIAYQTGHVHLHTRIAIQAGSLNNPTFTEEQNRKLLLTTIGKLIFNEILPETFPYINEPTDHNLQIETPDKYFIDGTVNIREHIQNAEIVLPFRKKILGNIIAEIFKKFHITETSRMLDRMKNLGFKYSTRAGITVGISDIVVLPNKDDILKEAQDKVDKVTQQFRRGLITEEERYDRVISYWSNAKDVIQDKLMDSLENTNPIYMMSDSGARGNASNFTQLAGMRGLMANPAGRIIELPIKSSFREGLTVLEYFISTHGARKGLADTALKTADSGYLTRRLVDVAQDVIVREDDCGTDRGLQISALTEGTEVIETLEERIEGRHTKKTIRHPETGEVIVPKDGLVTADLATAIINAGIETVTIRSAFTCNTKHGVCKKCYGINLATGETVEVGEAVGIIAAQSIGEPGTQLTMRTFHTGGVAGDDITSGLPRIQEIFESRNPKGQAVISEIKGEITEIDEIREGQKEITIQGEVETRKYLAPYNARLKVQVGDSIDRGDSITEGSIDPKELIVVKDVATVQEYLLKEVQKVYRMQGVEIGDKHVEVMVRQMLRKVRVIEAGDTDLLPGSLLDIHQFAEANAKVLKSGKVPATSRPVILGITKASLETESFLSAASFQETTRVLTDAAIKGKTDELLGLKENVIIGKLVPAGTGMQRYRQIKMEQEEKATAAVIE, from the coding sequence TTGATAGATGTAAACAATTTTGAGTATATGAAAATCGGCCTTGCTTCACCGGATAAAATTCGTTCTTGGTCTTACGGTGAAGTGAAAAAACCCGAAACGATCAACTATCGTACATTGAAACCAGAGAAAGACGGTCTGTTCTGTGAACGGATTTTCGGACCTACAAAAGACTGGGAATGTCATTGCGGTAAATACAAGCGTGTCCGTTACAAAGGCGTCGTTTGTGACCGTTGTGGTGTTGAAGTGACACGCCAAAAAGTTCGTCGTGAACGTATGGGGCATATCGAGCTTGCAGCACCGGTCACACATATTTGGTATTTCAAAGGCATTCCAAGCAGAATGGGCTTAATTCTAGATATGACACCACGTGCGTTGGAAGAAATCATTTATTTCGCATCTTATGTCGTTGTTGACCCTGCAGACACACCACTCGAGCGGAAACAATTGCTTTCCGAGAAGGAATTCAGGCTATACCGTGAAAAGTATGGTTCGAAATTCCAGGCGCTCATGGGTGCCGAAGCGATTGAACAACTTTTGATGGCAATCGATCTAGACAAAGAAACGGAAAGCCTGAAGGAAGAGTTGAAGACTGTACAAGGTCAGCGTCGTACTCGTGCGATCAGACGCTTGGAAGTCGTCGAATCTTTCCGTAACTCTGGAAACCGTCCGGAATGGATGGTTCTCGAAGTGTTGCCGGTCATCCCGCCGGAACTGCGCCCGATGGTACAACTGGACGGCGGCCGTTTCGCAACTTCCGATTTGAATGACCTTTACCGTAGGGTAATTAACCGGAACAACCGGTTGAAGCGACTTCTTGACCTTGGCGCACCTGGCATCATCGTGCAGAACGAAAAGCGGATGTTGCAGGAAGCTGTCGACGCACTAGTTGACAACGGTCGTCGCGGACGTCCGGTTACTGGTCCAGGAAATCGTCCGTTGAAATCCCTCTCCCATATGTTGAAAGGGAAGCAAGGTCGCTTCCGTCAAAACTTGTTGGGTAAACGGGTCGATTATTCAGGTCGTTCGGTAATTGTTGTTGGACCTAACTTGAAAATGTATCAATGTGGTCTTCCGAAAGAAATGGCGATTGAATTGTTCAAGCCTTTCGTTATGAAGGAATTGGTTGAACGTGGACTGGCCCATAACATCAAGAGTGCGAAACGCAAGATCGAACGTTTGCATTCAGAAGTTTGGGATGTCCTTGAAGACGTCATTAAAGAGCATCCGGTATTACTAAACCGTGCTCCTACTCTTCATAGACTTGGAATCCAGGCATTTGAACCATTGTTGGTCGAAGGACGTGCCATCCAGCTTCATCCACTCGTATGTACGGCTTATAACGCCGACTTCGACGGAGACCAAATGGCTGTTCACGTTCCGCTTTCAGCAGAAGCTCAAGCAGAAGCGCGTTTACTCATGCTTGCAGCGCAAAACATCCTGAACCCGAAAGACGGTAAACCAGTTGTTACTCCATCACAGGATATGGTGTTGGGCAACTACTACCTTACGTTGGAAAGGGAAGGATCCATTGGAGAAGGGTCGATTTTCAGCAATATGAATGAGGCTTTGATTGCATATCAAACAGGCCATGTCCACTTGCATACGAGAATCGCCATCCAAGCTGGTTCGTTGAACAACCCTACATTCACAGAAGAACAGAACCGCAAGCTTTTATTGACAACAATCGGGAAGCTTATTTTCAATGAAATTCTTCCTGAGACGTTCCCATACATCAATGAACCGACAGATCACAATCTACAGATTGAAACGCCGGATAAATACTTCATTGATGGAACGGTCAATATTAGAGAGCATATTCAAAATGCGGAGATCGTCCTTCCGTTCCGTAAAAAGATCCTTGGAAATATCATCGCGGAAATCTTCAAGAAGTTCCATATCACGGAAACTTCAAGAATGCTTGACCGGATGAAAAACCTAGGTTTTAAATATTCAACTCGTGCAGGCATCACGGTCGGTATTTCAGATATCGTCGTATTGCCGAACAAAGATGATATTTTGAAAGAAGCTCAAGATAAAGTGGATAAAGTAACGCAACAATTCCGCCGTGGTCTCATTACGGAGGAAGAGCGTTATGACCGTGTCATTTCCTACTGGAGCAATGCCAAGGACGTCATCCAGGATAAACTGATGGACTCTCTTGAAAATACAAACCCTATTTACATGATGAGTGACTCAGGTGCCCGTGGTAACGCGTCCAACTTCACGCAGCTCGCAGGAATGCGGGGACTAATGGCCAACCCGGCAGGACGGATCATCGAGTTGCCGATCAAGTCTTCGTTCCGTGAAGGATTGACAGTACTTGAGTACTTCATTTCCACTCACGGTGCCCGTAAAGGTCTTGCGGATACAGCATTGAAAACTGCTGACTCCGGTTACTTGACACGTCGTCTCGTAGACGTTGCGCAAGATGTCATCGTACGCGAAGACGATTGCGGAACGGACAGAGGTCTGCAAATCAGCGCTCTGACTGAAGGAACAGAAGTCATCGAAACATTGGAAGAGCGTATTGAGGGCCGTCATACGAAGAAGACAATCCGTCATCCGGAAACGGGCGAAGTGATTGTTCCGAAAGATGGTCTTGTCACTGCCGATCTTGCAACAGCAATCATCAATGCAGGAATCGAAACAGTTACAATCCGTTCTGCGTTCACTTGTAATACAAAACACGGTGTTTGTAAAAAATGTTACGGCATCAATCTTGCAACAGGGGAAACGGTTGAAGTTGGTGAGGCAGTTGGTATCATCGCTGCGCAATCAATCGGTGAGCCTGGTACACAGCTTACGATGCGTACATTCCATACAGGTGGAGTTGCGGGGGATGACATTACATCCGGTCTTCCTCGTATCCAGGAGATTTTCGAATCCCGGAATCCAAAAGGGCAAGCAGTCATTTCTGAGATCAAAGGTGAAATCACTGAGATTGACGAAATCCGGGAAGGTCAGAAGGAAATTACAATTCAAGGGGAAGTTGAAACGCGCAAGTATCTTGCTCCGTACAACGCCCGCTTGAAAGTACAAGTCGGCGATTCAATCGATCGCGGGGACAGCATTACAGAAGGTTCCATCGATCCGAAAGAATTGATTGTCGTTAAAGACGTAGCGACTGTACAAGAATACCTTCTTAAAGAAGTTCAGAAAGTTTACCGTATGCAAGGTGTTGAGATCGGTGATAAGCACGTTGAAGTGATGGTCCGCCAGATGCTTCGAAAAGTGCGTGTCATCGAAGCTGGAGACACGGATCTACTTCCGGGCTCATTGCTCGACATCCACCAATTCGCCGAGGCGAACGCTAAAGTATTGAAAAGCGGGAAGGTGCCGGCTACATCACGTCCGGTCATTCTCGGTATTACGAAAGCATCACTTGAAACGGAATCCTTCTTGTCGGCAGCATCCTTCCAAGAAACGACTCGCGTCTTAACAGATGCAGCGATCAAAGGAAAAACGGATGAATTGCTCGGCCTTAAGGAGAACGTCATCATCGGTAAGCTTGTTCCAGCTGGAACTGGCATGCAGCGTTATCGCCAGATCAAGATGGAACAGGAAGAAAAGGCGACAGCAGCGGTAATTGAGTAA
- the fusA gene encoding elongation factor G — protein MAREFSLVNTRNIGIMAHIDAGKTTTTERILFYTGKIHKIGETHEGASQMDWMEQEQERGITITSAATTAAWKGHRVNIIDTPGHVDFTVEVERSLRVLDGAVTVLDAQSGVEPQTETVWRQATNYKVPRLVFVNKMDKTGADFLYSVGTLHDRLQANAVPIQLPIGAEDNFSGIIDLVEMKATMYGNDLGTDVTVEDIPEEHRAQAEEYREKLIEAIVDFDEDLMEKYLGGEELTVDEIKTAIRKATLAVEFYPVVCGTAFKNKGVQLVLDAVVDYLPSPLDIPPMMGVNPETEEEEERHSSDEEPFSALAFKVMTDPYVGKLTFFRVYSGVLQSGSYVQNSTKGKRERVGRILQMHANSREEISEVHSGEIAAAVGLKDTGTGDTLCDDKAPIILESMDFPEPVISVAIEPKTKGDQDKMGNALAKLQEEDPTFRAHTDQETGEVIIAGMGELHLDIIVDRLRREFKVDANVGAPQVSYRETFRTAAEVEGKFVRQSGGRGQYGHVWIEFSPNEEGKGFEFVNAVVGGVVPREYIGSVEAGVRDSLNNGVLAGYPLIDVKARLFDGSYHDVDSNEMAFKIAASMALKNAAAKCNPVLLEPMMKVEVIIPEEYMGDIMGDITSRRGRVEGMDARGNAQVVRAMVPLAEMFGYATSLRSNTQGRGVFSMSFDHYEDVPKSVAEEVIKKNKGE, from the coding sequence ATGGCTAGAGAGTTCTCCTTAGTGAATACTCGTAACATTGGTATCATGGCTCACATCGACGCCGGTAAGACGACGACGACCGAGCGGATCCTTTTTTACACAGGTAAGATCCATAAGATTGGAGAAACGCACGAAGGGGCTTCCCAAATGGACTGGATGGAGCAGGAGCAGGAGCGTGGAATCACGATCACTTCTGCTGCGACAACAGCTGCATGGAAAGGCCACCGTGTAAACATCATCGATACACCGGGACACGTAGACTTCACAGTTGAAGTTGAACGTTCACTTCGCGTATTGGATGGTGCTGTAACGGTTCTTGACGCTCAATCGGGCGTTGAACCACAAACAGAAACTGTTTGGCGCCAAGCGACAAACTATAAAGTTCCACGTCTTGTTTTCGTTAACAAGATGGATAAAACAGGTGCGGACTTCCTTTACTCTGTAGGCACTCTTCATGATCGTCTACAAGCGAATGCTGTTCCGATCCAACTTCCGATTGGTGCTGAAGATAATTTCAGCGGCATCATCGACCTCGTCGAAATGAAAGCTACTATGTACGGTAATGACCTCGGAACTGATGTTACAGTGGAAGATATTCCGGAAGAACACCGTGCGCAAGCCGAAGAATACCGTGAGAAATTGATCGAAGCGATCGTAGACTTTGATGAAGATCTCATGGAAAAATACCTCGGCGGCGAAGAGCTGACGGTCGACGAAATCAAAACTGCAATCCGTAAAGCGACTCTTGCGGTAGAATTCTACCCAGTTGTTTGTGGTACGGCTTTCAAAAACAAAGGTGTTCAATTAGTCCTCGACGCTGTTGTCGACTACTTGCCATCACCACTCGACATTCCACCAATGATGGGTGTCAACCCGGAAACAGAAGAAGAAGAAGAGCGTCATTCAAGCGACGAAGAGCCGTTCTCTGCTCTAGCGTTCAAAGTTATGACAGACCCTTACGTTGGTAAGCTTACATTCTTCCGTGTTTATTCCGGTGTCCTTCAATCGGGTTCATATGTACAGAACTCTACTAAAGGAAAGCGTGAGCGTGTAGGACGTATCCTGCAAATGCACGCAAACTCCCGTGAAGAAATTTCTGAAGTCCATTCAGGTGAAATTGCAGCTGCAGTCGGTTTGAAAGATACTGGAACAGGTGACACGCTTTGTGACGACAAAGCACCAATCATCCTTGAGTCCATGGATTTCCCAGAACCGGTTATCTCTGTTGCGATTGAACCGAAAACTAAAGGTGACCAAGATAAGATGGGTAACGCCCTTGCGAAATTGCAAGAGGAAGACCCGACTTTCCGTGCGCACACTGACCAAGAAACAGGCGAAGTCATCATCGCTGGTATGGGTGAACTTCACCTTGATATCATCGTTGACCGTCTACGTCGTGAGTTCAAGGTAGATGCTAACGTTGGTGCACCACAAGTTTCTTACCGTGAGACATTCCGCACTGCTGCGGAAGTTGAAGGTAAATTCGTCCGTCAATCCGGTGGTCGTGGACAATACGGTCACGTTTGGATTGAGTTCTCGCCAAACGAAGAAGGAAAAGGTTTCGAATTCGTAAACGCTGTCGTCGGTGGTGTTGTTCCTCGTGAATACATCGGATCCGTTGAAGCGGGAGTTCGTGATTCCTTGAACAATGGTGTTCTTGCAGGTTATCCGTTGATCGACGTAAAAGCTCGTCTATTCGATGGCTCTTACCATGACGTCGACTCCAACGAGATGGCGTTCAAGATCGCTGCTTCCATGGCACTTAAAAATGCAGCTGCAAAATGTAACCCAGTTCTTCTTGAGCCGATGATGAAAGTTGAAGTCATCATTCCTGAAGAATACATGGGCGACATCATGGGTGATATCACATCACGCCGTGGTCGCGTGGAAGGTATGGACGCTCGCGGTAACGCACAAGTTGTCCGTGCAATGGTTCCACTTGCAGAGATGTTCGGTTACGCAACTTCACTTCGTTCGAATACACAAGGCCGTGGAGTATTCTCCATGTCATTCGATCACTACGAAGATGTTCCGAAATCAGTTGCAGAAGAAGTCATCAAGAAAAATAAAGGTGAATAA
- the rpsG gene encoding 30S ribosomal protein S7 gives MPRKGPVAKRDVLPDPIYNSKLVTRLINKMMVDGKKGTSQKILYGAFELVQERSGKDPIEVFEAALNNVMPVLEVRARRVGGANYQVPVEVRPERRTTLGLRYLVNYSRSRGEKTMEERLANEILDASNNTGASVKRREEMHKMAEANKAFAHYRW, from the coding sequence ATGCCTCGTAAAGGTCCTGTTGCAAAACGCGACGTATTACCGGATCCGATTTATAATTCGAAGCTTGTCACTCGTCTTATCAACAAAATGATGGTAGACGGTAAAAAAGGTACATCACAAAAAATCCTCTATGGTGCGTTTGAACTTGTTCAAGAACGCTCAGGTAAAGACCCTATAGAAGTATTTGAAGCAGCATTGAACAATGTTATGCCAGTGCTTGAAGTACGTGCTCGCCGTGTCGGTGGTGCGAACTACCAAGTTCCGGTTGAAGTTCGTCCTGAACGCCGTACAACTCTCGGATTGCGTTACCTTGTAAACTACTCCCGCTCACGTGGTGAGAAAACGATGGAAGAACGTCTTGCGAATGAAATCCTTGATGCTTCCAACAACACAGGTGCTTCCGTGAAACGCCGTGAAGAAATGCACAAGATGGCAGAAGCGAACAAAGCATTCGCTCACTATCGCTGGTAA